Below is a window of Nicotiana tabacum cultivar K326 chromosome 19, ASM71507v2, whole genome shotgun sequence DNA.
TTATTGAGATCAGAAATTGCTCTGGGAATCCAGGGAATCGCTACATCACAAAAGGGGGAATGTcgatgagaaaagaaatgaaagaacaaagtagaagtaACATCATtatcacacttacgtttcatattccactcctcgggaaagggcatcttttcagCCGGAATTAGgtccgaagtcctcactcgaacgaacctgcccatccaaccccgatccctgTCCTCGTCAATGCTCGAGAATGGAGCCTTGGTAGCCTGACGCTatagttttattaaccctcctcaaaAAAGTCAAGGACGATACAATCGGATAAGATGGTTGAGGGTGaacggcatcccctcgattttcctcacaaaatatcggatcaggGTAACGATCCGCCACAAAAAAGGATGGACTTGGCCTAGGGTTACCTGGTATTGACGACATAAGTCAATAATAACAGAATAGAGGGGacctaaagtgaaagggtaagtatacacattcaaaaatCCTTTCACAtaagaagtgatatcttcgtcaggggtaggaattattatttctttttcaccCTAGTTGCAATCCTTCTTTAGCCGTTTGAGGTgcttctcggttatcgaacacatgtacctcaataccggctcacaccggccagggaccgatgaacctttatcgaccttaaaatctgaagtaagaacacacgccccgggaacacactcctcaggccgtggttctGCCAGTGTCTCATCAgcggcacactgtgaagatgaagTTTTCTCTTTCTAAGGAATGGTTtgtgatgttttcgccattttcaaattcaaaagtgaggaatagaagaaagtgacaaagatttggtagaattgaagagGGGGTTTTGGGAAATCACAGGCTTGCGAGTAAATCAGAAAATACGAAAAGGGACTTGGGAagtttggaagattgaagatgtaaaagtgttAAATGGAAAgaggaagggttatttataggcttaagcgatggcggttcagtatcagcggtggccgaccaccgtctgacatacattaaataccttgaaagactaaaccgaCGGGACAGCTATCGCATGCGTCATGATCGAGCCCGATGGGGACGTCAGGTTATAATCTGATCGAGCCATTAAAAAATCATATCATTTATCACCATATTCTTCctgaaaaacgaggggactatctgtatacggtcgaaatagatttcggccttcgcaCGTCTGATCGAGTTCGAACGATAGTCGATCGAACCGAGACTTCAAAGATGGAACAAACAAGCCTAGAACCCGAGGAGCCGATCCATGTCGAGTTGGACATCGTTTTCGAGCTctagtccaaatcgaactatgacaCAAAGTAAAACTATCATGTTTATGATCCAGAGGCCGACCAACATTGACCCCGAATTaattcgagagctcgagtcagaatcgagctcgagccaagatcgagagctcgagttaGAATCGAGCTCAAACCAATATCGAAGGCTCaaagcaagatcgagctcacagacaaaagccgttgcgaTCCCACTAGCGAGAATCTTGGCAGTAATTttgaaaaagctgatttatcatagGTCTCCCACTAAGTAttttttattatgcttagagcaAGGTCCCTCTATTATAAAGGGCATGGTTATCATTCATCAAAGGTAAAGTTTTTCtcaggcttacattgtaataaaaacGCTATATTCTTCCATAGTAAAGAATCGTTCTTTCAGATTTCTTaaattgattctatttgttgagTCCTGAGATTCATTGTTTCTTGCAACCTTACCTATTtcgcattctttgcaatccatatttatatttttatttatccttacaatttaTATTAAGTTGCGCCACATACCCttggaactacgtataaattcaactctatccatttttcgggtaaacactaACAATTTTTTACATATTTGCTTTGTGCACAAACCAAAAATCAAGAGTTCCCTCTAAAGGTTACCTTGTGGGACTTGGAAGACACATGGTGAAGCAAACTATTGACATATTGTAGGTTAGCTTTGTCCTAACTCTAACACTCTATTTCTCACGTCATCTTGACAACTTTTTAGGCTTGTTTTTTATGCAAGTGTTTATGTAGCTATTCGACTTCTCCACCCCTTGTTTTCTCTCTTGAATTTTTTGTGTCCTTTCTTTGTCACCATTTTCTTTTGCCGTGTCCCGTACTTGCGGTCAGTAGTAAATCAGAATTTTTATTAAGGGTATCATATTTTAAAGAAATAAGTATACAAAAAAGTTAAGGGGATTAATCAACACAcggtatatatacataaaaaatattttttacctaTTTAACAGTATATTTTCGACGTACGACAACCCTTGGAGCTATGTTGCTCCACACTGCTCGTCGTCGGGCCTGATTAAGTCAGAATTCGTGCAAAAAAATTCTATATTGAAAGTAAAGCGCTCCGTGACAAAGGGTCTTTATCTTTCGGgctcaaataaaaaaaaggagtAGTATTAGATATATGGACCAATTTTCAAATTGGTCACCGTCTTCTTTCTTTGCTCATGTTTTTACGTTTTTTCCACATTagctttcttttttattcttcctTCTTTGTTGTAAACAATATAAATAGGATGAGAATTGCCTATTTCATCTGTATCTTATAAACAGATTTAAGGGTCTTTAAAAGGTAATCAGTTAATGCTAGCATTTAACAATTGATAGAAAATTTTTTAGTTACATGAGTTTATTAATTGTTACCATTAATGTTTCTCCGTTATATTACGGCAATTCTATCTTTCCacttaattattttactttttgtcctttttcttctttgatccTTTTCATctccattttcttcaatttcaggtCCAtctaataattatttttcttattctagcAACTCTTTTACTCTATTTCTTTCCCATTTTTTCCCCCTCTTTTCATGTTCaatgacttttatttcttgtacTATCAAGATTTTACTTCTAGCTTACTCTAACAATTGTAGAGTGATAGCAAGTGAAGGTGGTGGAAATTAGATTTTTATTCTCTTTGTCAACTCTAATTAATCTTAAATTTATTCTTATCCAATTCTGGAATAAAAGTCTCTGAGATTATATGAATCTTCAAACACTAGCATTATTTATAGTAAAGACTAGTGAATATTTATCACTAGTTGCTTATTGATTTAGAGttgaaaaaacaaagagaaatccATTTTCTTGTTTTTGTGGTGATATATCAAAATGTCACCTTTTTCACTTGATTTCTTGTCAACAAGAAGATCAAATCTTCAGAGTTTCCTTCAATCTGTGACACCCATTGTCCCATCCAAACCTCTACCAAGGGTaactatccttttattttttattttttttttttttgtaataaatcTTTGTGCTTTAGTTTTGGAATTAATTCTCTCATTCTCAAATTGATTTTTAGTTTGTTGAAGCCATTTTATCCATACAGTTCCCCAGAATTGTTTGACATCAAAAACTTGTTTTGACTACTTGTGTTTTTCTGTTTCTACTGTATTCATAGAGACATATGATTTGTCcagaaattcaattttttttatttttttttaaaatctgaaaaagatTATACATAGAcgttttttttccaaaattcagTTTGAAttgaatattttcttaattagTTTCTTCTCCTTCTGTAGTCTGGTGAATTTTTCAATGCTACAATCTCTGATCAACAGCTTGTTTCCTATCAAAacttcagtctttttattttaatttctaatttctaaATCTGCAGAATGGTCTCAGATTTTTTTCCTATTACGGCCACATTCTTTTTAAATTTCTCCAGAAATgtgtctttatttatttatttattgaggAAAATACTTTGGGATGACATGATTTGAACCGGTAGCGTAACATTTTTTGTCGAAAACAAATGTGCCACCACATATATCCTTTTCAATTGATCTGCAATAGTGTCATTGTGGAGAATTCGTGTCTAGTTTTCTTTTTAAGTCgttaattttttcattttctcgtAGTTTCTAcgatattcttttttttttcttcttatttagtTTCACTTAACTTCTTTTTTGTGCTAAATATTTTAGAGTAACATGGATGATCAAAGTAGGACGTGGAATTCAAATGGTGATGAATATTTCACACTTGGAGATTTGTGGGATTGCTATGAAGAATGGAGTGCATATGGTGTTGGTGCTCCTATTTGTTTGAAAGATCAAGATAATGAGACTGTTGTTCAATATTATGCTCCTTATTTATCTGCAATCCAGATTTACACAATCAGATCACCTTCTACACTGAGGTATAATTAGACatccatttatttttcttttcctattttcctTTGAGGCAAATACAAAGTCTTCTATTTGTTGATTAGTTTAAGGGATTATGTGAATTATCCAAATAACAATTTTGGATATTAAATTAGGTATTAGCTTAAGTCGATATTATTTATATGAAAATCATTATAAGTCTTGGTTATATATCTCGGATTTGAACCAAACACTAACATATTTGGATGACTAACACGTTACTACTCTCTTAGAGTTTTAAGACTTTATTTCAAGTCCCTAATGTATATGAAGTTTGCAATTTGCACcgtacctttttttttttgtgattcgTCCCTGCTAATCTCATCGGTTTACAGAAAATCACGAGTTATTTTGAATTGTACCCCTAGACTCCCTTTTGTGTACTTTTGGACCCTCTTTTTCAATAGAAGTATAGATATTTTTCTATCAAAAAGATCCTTCTCAATTTTGAGTATACCAACAATAATGATCAATAAATGTAAACCCCTAAGAGAAATCGTTAGGCAGATAAAATATTACTAGTATTTATATGGGTTACGGATAAAAAATTATCAGAAAGTACCTTACTTTGTATACCAGTCAGGTTAGATTAAAATTTTCACACGAGTAGGTTGCGTCAGGGCGGATCCACCCTTTAGGGTGGGGTGATATGACACTCGCTAGAttggtaaaattattatatatttatgtaGAAAGTTTCTTAAACTAGGTTAAATATTTGATCATGTCACCCCCAATCGCAAACTAGACAAATGTGTCATGGCTGGTAGACCTTTGTAAAAGCGTTTCTCGTGTACAAAATTCAAGTTCGAATTTATCTTGAACCTTGTCTGACTTTCCTATTTTGTTGTGCTTTTTATTTCCTTTGTCCCAGTCATTTTCCTTTTTGGCTATCTCCCAATTTCTTATTTGtcgtttattattttttatatgtttttccTCTATTCTATTATCTTATCTCTGATCTTTAGCAAAGACACTTAAAAAAGAGCcttatatatttaaaattccgTAAAATAACAATTTCTCTTAATTCAAATCTGACCAAGTATATTTAACCTTCAATGAATTGAAATGTGCACTTTTGATCCCTTTGCTTCTGAATATTCACAAATTTATTATGATGGTTCCACCATTTAATTACTTACATGTTATGTTAAGTTTATAGCGTTACTTCATATTTGACGGTAatatagtttttataaaaattcaaatataatatatttctacataaacaaacaaaaaacagacattttaattaattgaaggTTTAATGTGCTGAGTCGTATATTACAAGGACCAAAAGCTCTACTAATAtctcttaataataataataataataataactaaagcaATATGTGAAAAAATTTAGCAGTATTTGATGATCTATTTTACTTTCTGTAGAAATTCATCTGGAGATGAAGTAGATGGCACTGATTTTGAGGTGGAATCTTGGAGTGATGCAAGTGACAGTACGGACAAGTTCTCAAGGTCTTTAAGTAATAACTCCATTTCTGCAGATTCATGTGTTGAGGTGGAGGGCTCAAGAGATCGTTTGGGCTATCTCTATTTTCAGTATTCTGAGACATGCACTCCTTATTGGAGAATTCCCTTTGCAGACAAGGTACAATAAACTTGATGCTCTAACTACTGTTGCAATTTCAAATCAATAATTCTAAAATTGATTATTTATGTTGGTTGCACAATTATTCTATcgtataaaattataaatattaacGTTTTGAAGAAATAAACCTCCTTAATCAGGTGGCGTGAGCATATTTTTTATAGTTAAAATGGATTGGTCATATTCTGGGGGCTTCTAGCTAATTATTGATTGTAGTATAGAGATAAGGTCTAAAAGTGCGATAGCTTCATAGATGATTATTCAACACTATAGAGGATTTTCGTAATTGAAGCAGAATCCTGCTTCTGGTTAAATACATTGAAATTTCTGTTATTCCAAAAATTCCAAAGCAACATAGGACTATATGAGTATAAATTTGATATTTCACAGCTTTGTTATGGCACGAAAAGTTTATTAATTCCCAGTTACAAGCTAATATAGTTTTTTGCTGCTGTAGATTTTCGAATTATCTCAGAATTATCCTGGACTCGCTACACTAAAGAGCACTGACTTGTCTGCTGCAAGTTGGATGGCTGTTGTTTggtaaatatttttcttcttattcttatgTTTTTGCTAGGGGTGTTCATGATTCGGTTTGggtcggtttttccctaaaaagaaaccaaatcaagtaagtcggtttttcaaatattggaaccaaaccaaaccaattaagtcgcttttttatcgattcgatttttgtCGGtattttcggttatttgtcgggttttttttaaatatgagacatacactaccaaacacatattccggcgagtacattttcaacgtaacgctatcaaaccaattgctctttgagaaatctatcatttatcaAGATATATTATCATTtatcaagatatattgatgataattgactcaaatagtgatgaataacttAAGTACTCAAtgaaaaatcgattatttttaatatgaaataaattcttgtacttaataaaagaaaactaccaatcaaactagaaggcaaagaattagattattataaaagcaaagaactagactaaaaatacaaatgactaatatgtaccataaagttttagaaactttatataaaaatttacatatatataggtgtaataataaatttaaatagctacttttatagtcagtttggttcgggttttttttattaaaatcaaaaccaaaccaaatttgatcggtttttaaaatttaaaaccaaaaccaaaccaaacctaaaaatatcatatttttttttggtcgatttggttttatttttggtttggttcggtttttcgggtttttatgagCACCCCTAGTTTTTGCTTTGATATAGCTCTAGTGAAAGATGACTGAGAAATGTTTTCTTTGTCatgtttctttatttatttatttatttatttatttatgtacaCATATAAGTTTTTTGCTTTGCGTCATTGTTAGGTATCCAATTTACCATGTTCCAATGAAACGAATTGTTAAAAATGTTTCCGCAAGCTTTCTTACTTACCACACATTGTCATCATCTTTCCAAGGTATGTACTCTCTACATTACTCttcattcattcatttttttttagtAAGGGTTTTCGCTCGAGTCATCTTGTGTGCACCTTTATATTTCATCAAATACTTAATATCTCTCACCAACACAAATATCGAATAACCTAATCATCATGACTTAGATGGATGGAAAAAATCACTTAACATTTTCATGACAATTAATGTAGTTAATTATAGTTAAAGTTCCTAAAGTAATTTTTCTACAAATTTATAAACGATAAGCTTATTAAATACTTCTTCCGTCTCATATTATCTGTCATGATTCTCTTGTACACGCCtcttaagaaaaattaattaggaTGGATTTTTGACTACTTTACCATTATTCATGTCTTGATATTTAATCTTTCTTCATTGGCATTTGAACAAAGTTAGGTGTTTCTAGTCTTCAAGGATAATTATTACCAAGGGTAAAAAAGTAAAAAGATATCAAtattgtcttgaacttctaaaatgacaaataatttgaaacaactatttttagtaaccacgACTGATAATATGAGACCGAGGGAGAAACATGTAGCTATCTTTAGGTGCACCTACCTGACTGAGTCCTTTGCTTTTTGTTTCAGATGCTGTAGAAGAGAATTTTGATAGCGGGATTCGTCTTAGTCCATTTGGATTAGCTGCATACAGGATGCAAAATGATATATGGATAAATTCTGATGCACAAGATTATGAAAAACTAAATGATCTTCAGAATGCTGCAGATTCATGGCTGAAGCAGCTTTCCTTTCACCACCATGACTACAATTTCTTCACTTCACATAATAACATAGAGCTTGGTTTCTCATTTTGAACTCATTTACAGCCTAGATCATGTTATGTTTATTATCTTGTTTTCTTAAAGAAACTAAAATTGATGTACTCTCCCTTCCATTTATCTGGTTTTCTCCAACAAACTGTAAGAGTTATTTTGTCCAAGAAACT
It encodes the following:
- the LOC107780077 gene encoding uncharacterized protein LOC107780077, translating into MSPFSLDFLSTRRSNLQSFLQSVTPIVPSKPLPRSNMDDQSRTWNSNGDEYFTLGDLWDCYEEWSAYGVGAPICLKDQDNETVVQYYAPYLSAIQIYTIRSPSTLRNSSGDEVDGTDFEVESWSDASDSTDKFSRSLSNNSISADSCVEVEGSRDRLGYLYFQYSETCTPYWRIPFADKIFELSQNYPGLATLKSTDLSAASWMAVVWYPIYHVPMKRIVKNVSASFLTYHTLSSSFQDAVEENFDSGIRLSPFGLAAYRMQNDIWINSDAQDYEKLNDLQNAADSWLKQLSFHHHDYNFFTSHNNIELGFSF